In one window of Bizionia sp. M204 DNA:
- a CDS encoding thioesterase family protein yields the protein MFFFDEIPIRVRYGETDQMGVVHHGNYALYLEMGRTEWLRKMGLSYNEMEKSGVMLPVISMSLNYKKSALYDEVIKVKTQLKKTPSVKIEFDYEITNAAGDVLVTANTVLAFIDMNSKRPMKCPDYILKRLELF from the coding sequence ATGTTCTTTTTCGATGAAATACCTATAAGAGTGAGATATGGTGAAACCGACCAAATGGGAGTGGTTCATCATGGGAATTATGCGTTATATCTGGAAATGGGTCGAACGGAATGGCTCCGAAAAATGGGTCTCTCTTATAATGAAATGGAAAAAAGTGGTGTGATGCTCCCTGTAATTTCTATGAGCTTAAATTATAAGAAGTCAGCCCTTTATGATGAGGTTATTAAAGTAAAAACACAGCTTAAAAAAACCCCTTCAGTGAAGATAGAATTTGACTATGAAATTACAAATGCGGCAGGTGATGTTTTGGTAACTGCAAATACCGTTTTAGCGTTTATTGATATGAATAGTAAACGCCCCATGAAGTGTCCAGATTATATTTTGAAGAGGTTAGAATTGTTTTAA
- a CDS encoding YigZ family protein produces the protein MTLKDTYKTISKPSEEVLFKDKNSKFFGYAFPIKHEDDVKEHLDTLKKKHHTAGHWCYAYQTGMDETQIYFRANDDGEPNNSAGMPIYGQIQSYIVTNVLIVVVRYFGGVKLGVGGLIHAYKTTAQMALEASKIVKRTINKQFLIRFDYKNMNKVMRVIKENNLKIVDQTLELDCQIIISVRLKESKKISEKFEAIYEVSITERD, from the coding sequence ATGACACTAAAAGACACGTATAAAACCATTTCAAAACCTTCTGAAGAAGTCTTATTTAAAGACAAAAACAGCAAGTTTTTTGGTTATGCTTTTCCTATAAAACATGAAGATGATGTTAAGGAACACCTAGATACTTTAAAGAAAAAACATCATACAGCGGGACATTGGTGTTATGCGTACCAAACTGGTATGGATGAGACCCAAATTTATTTTAGAGCCAACGATGATGGCGAACCTAATAATAGCGCAGGCATGCCTATTTATGGACAAATCCAATCCTATATTGTTACAAATGTGCTCATTGTGGTTGTTCGTTATTTTGGAGGTGTAAAACTAGGCGTTGGAGGTTTAATACATGCTTACAAAACAACAGCTCAAATGGCTTTGGAAGCATCAAAAATTGTTAAGCGCACTATAAATAAGCAATTTCTTATCCGATTTGACTATAAGAATATGAACAAAGTAATGCGTGTTATAAAAGAGAACAATTTAAAAATTGTTGACCAAACATTAGAACTCGATTGTCAAATTATTATTTCCGTTCGCCTTAAGGAGAGCAAAAAAATATCAGAAAAATTTGAAGCTATTTACGAAGTATCTATTACGGAACGTGATTAA
- a CDS encoding EamA family transporter — MIYLLLSILASTIIFVLFKLFDKHQVNTLQAIVFNYITAFSIGVIAYEDPINVHAIISTEWFYGAIFLGFLFIAIFNVMAITSQRVGLSVASVATKMSVIIPVVFGIYVYKESAGLFKIIGIVAALLAVYLSSMKSGTRIKNKAYYIYPIIIFFGSGIIDTSIKYIETTYLPDNGIPIFSATIFGFAALIGLGTILIKKLQGKFKFNPKSLIGGLALGIVNYASIYYILKALDHETLESSTIFTVNNVAIILLTSLLGLFLFKEKLSTKNWIGISLAVISILLVTAL, encoded by the coding sequence TTGATTTACTTACTTTTAAGCATATTAGCGTCCACTATTATTTTTGTGCTATTTAAGTTGTTTGATAAGCACCAAGTAAACACGTTACAAGCTATTGTTTTCAATTATATTACAGCGTTTTCTATTGGAGTAATTGCCTATGAAGATCCTATAAATGTCCACGCCATTATTTCTACCGAATGGTTTTATGGCGCCATATTTTTAGGCTTTTTATTCATTGCCATTTTTAATGTTATGGCTATTACATCCCAACGTGTCGGTTTATCGGTTGCCAGTGTTGCCACAAAAATGAGCGTGATTATTCCCGTAGTTTTTGGCATTTATGTATATAAAGAAAGCGCAGGTTTATTTAAAATTATTGGTATTGTTGCCGCCTTATTGGCTGTATATTTATCATCCATGAAATCGGGAACGCGTATTAAAAATAAAGCCTATTACATCTATCCTATTATTATATTTTTTGGCTCTGGAATTATAGATACCTCCATTAAATATATTGAAACAACCTATTTACCCGATAATGGTATTCCTATCTTTTCGGCAACCATTTTTGGTTTTGCTGCTCTAATTGGTTTAGGCACGATACTCATTAAAAAACTTCAAGGTAAGTTTAAATTTAACCCTAAAAGTTTAATTGGCGGCTTGGCTTTAGGAATCGTTAACTACGCATCTATTTATTACATTCTGAAAGCTTTAGATCACGAAACTTTAGAAAGCTCCACCATTTTTACCGTTAACAATGTGGCTATTATTTTGCTAACCTCGCTTTTAGGTTTATTCTTATTTAAAGAAAAGCTTTCTACAAAAAATTGGATAGGTATTAGTTTAGCCGTAATTTCGATTTTGTTAGTAACCGCCTTGTAA
- a CDS encoding HAD family phosphatase produces the protein MIKTLIFDFGDVFINLDKVGAMQNALNLFQLKEFSPEMIACNQAYEQGQISSEAFITFYKNEFPNLSEPEILDAWNYILKDFPTHRLAFLKQLASDKKYQLILLSNTNALHIKWIQERVAFYDDFKSQFDQFYLSHEIQLRKPNHSIYQFVLDQNNLNPKTCLFIDDTEENIHAASQLGIHTWHINPETDDIVNLFNVKKDLF, from the coding sequence ATGATTAAAACACTTATTTTCGACTTTGGTGATGTATTCATCAACTTAGATAAAGTTGGCGCTATGCAAAACGCTCTAAATCTATTTCAATTAAAAGAATTTTCGCCTGAAATGATTGCTTGCAACCAAGCTTATGAGCAAGGCCAAATATCTTCCGAAGCATTTATTACTTTTTACAAAAATGAATTTCCTAATTTAAGTGAACCGGAGATTTTAGATGCTTGGAATTATATTTTAAAAGATTTCCCAACACATAGATTAGCGTTTTTAAAACAATTGGCATCCGATAAAAAATACCAACTCATATTATTAAGCAATACCAATGCGCTTCATATTAAATGGATTCAAGAGCGCGTTGCTTTTTATGACGACTTTAAATCGCAATTTGACCAATTTTATTTATCGCATGAAATCCAATTACGAAAACCCAATCATTCTATTTATCAATTTGTTTTAGATCAGAATAATTTAAATCCTAAAACGTGTTTGTTTATTGATGACACGGAAGAAAACATACATGCTGCTTCGCAATTAGGTATTCATACTTGGCACATTAACCCCGAAACAGATGATATTGTTAATTTATTCAACGTTAAAAAAGACCTCTTTTGA
- the ribD gene encoding bifunctional diaminohydroxyphosphoribosylaminopyrimidine deaminase/5-amino-6-(5-phosphoribosylamino)uracil reductase RibD, translating to MKIHEKYINRCIEIAKNGLGTTAPNPMVGSVIVYKNQIIGEGYTSPFGGPHAEVNAIQSVTDKTLLKEATLYVTLEPCSHFGKTPPCSDLIIKNQIPNVVIGTTDTHSKVAGNGIKKLIEAGCHVTVGILEDSCKEHHKRFFTFHNKKRPYIILKWAETADGFIAPKTRNEQKPVWITNEFSRQLVHKWRTEEQAILIGTNTALADNPSLTVRDWTGKNPIRFVMDKQQKLSNNLTVFNNEAETIRITESDVDFNKPLALQIGEFLHKKNIQSVIIEGGARTLQTFIDENLWDEARIFTGKTTFTEGTKAPSFSGDLLEETFIQDDTLRIYKNMI from the coding sequence ATGAAGATACATGAAAAATACATAAATCGTTGCATTGAAATTGCCAAAAATGGATTGGGAACTACGGCTCCAAACCCTATGGTAGGCTCGGTAATTGTATATAAAAATCAAATAATTGGCGAAGGTTATACAAGTCCTTTTGGCGGTCCACATGCCGAAGTAAATGCCATTCAATCGGTTACAGACAAAACACTTTTAAAAGAGGCCACGCTATATGTAACTTTAGAACCTTGTAGCCATTTCGGGAAGACACCGCCTTGTAGCGATTTAATTATAAAAAATCAGATTCCAAATGTTGTTATTGGAACAACAGACACCCATAGTAAAGTTGCTGGAAATGGCATTAAAAAGTTAATAGAAGCTGGATGTCATGTTACCGTAGGCATTTTGGAAGATTCCTGTAAAGAACATCACAAACGTTTTTTTACGTTTCACAATAAGAAACGGCCTTATATTATATTAAAATGGGCTGAAACTGCTGATGGTTTTATAGCACCAAAAACTCGTAACGAACAAAAACCCGTTTGGATTACCAATGAATTTTCACGTCAATTAGTTCATAAATGGCGCACTGAAGAACAAGCCATTTTAATAGGAACCAACACAGCTTTGGCAGATAACCCAAGCTTAACCGTTAGAGATTGGACAGGTAAAAATCCCATTCGGTTTGTAATGGATAAACAGCAGAAACTTTCCAATAATTTAACCGTTTTTAATAACGAAGCTGAAACCATTCGGATTACGGAAAGCGATGTCGATTTTAACAAACCACTTGCCTTACAAATTGGTGAGTTTTTACATAAAAAGAACATTCAATCCGTAATTATTGAAGGTGGTGCACGAACACTTCAAACCTTTATTGATGAAAACTTATGGGATGAAGCCCGTATATTTACAGGGAAAACGACATTTACAGAAGGCACAAAAGCGCCTAGTTTTTCTGGTGATTTACTAGAAGAAACGTTTATCCAAGATGATACGTTACGGATTTACAAAAATATGATATGA
- a CDS encoding GNAT family N-acetyltransferase, whose translation MSQNNIVIREITQVDNAQIAAVIRSVFEELDAPKVGTAYEDAALDVMTETYNKPKMAYFVVVNNQKIIGGCGIAPLEGAAETVCELQKMYFLPEARGLGLGSKMIAVCLKKAQEFGFESCYLETLPFMVGAQKLYKKVGFQPLSASMGSTGHYSCNVWMLKQL comes from the coding sequence GTGAGTCAAAATAATATTGTTATTAGAGAAATTACGCAAGTAGATAATGCGCAAATTGCAGCTGTTATTCGCTCTGTTTTTGAGGAGTTAGATGCACCTAAAGTAGGAACAGCTTATGAAGATGCGGCATTAGATGTGATGACGGAAACCTATAACAAACCTAAGATGGCTTATTTTGTTGTTGTTAATAACCAAAAAATTATTGGAGGTTGTGGCATTGCGCCTTTAGAAGGAGCAGCTGAAACTGTTTGCGAATTACAAAAAATGTATTTCTTACCCGAAGCCCGCGGTTTGGGTTTGGGCTCTAAAATGATTGCTGTTTGTCTGAAAAAAGCACAAGAATTTGGTTTTGAATCCTGTTATTTAGAAACCTTACCATTTATGGTTGGCGCCCAAAAACTCTATAAAAAGGTTGGTTTTCAGCCTTTGTCTGCTTCCATGGGAAGTACAGGTCATTATTCTTGTAATGTTTGGATGCTGAAACAATTATGA
- the prmC gene encoding peptide chain release factor N(5)-glutamine methyltransferase, which yields MILKEIQNIFHQELDSIYGTDEVGSFFNILIDFYLGLNRITLVLEPNYTITKEEEQPLFEALSRLKLEEPIQHIVGETEFYGLPFKVDKHTLIPRPETEELVDWILKSLTGKKDQPLKLLDIGTGTGCIAVSLAKHLPNAHVYAVDVSPEALQVTRENAKLNNVSITCIEDSILDIQNDILKSATGFFDVIVSNPPYVRDLEKVEIKNNVLQHEPHLALFVKDDNPLQFYNAISDYAMRALKENGLLFFEINQYLGAEMKTLLKTTLYKDIELKNDMFGNQRMLKGMK from the coding sequence TTGATTTTAAAAGAGATCCAAAACATATTTCATCAAGAACTCGATTCCATATATGGAACCGATGAAGTGGGCAGTTTTTTTAATATTCTCATCGATTTTTATTTAGGATTAAATAGAATAACTTTAGTTCTAGAGCCAAATTATACCATAACGAAAGAAGAGGAACAACCTCTATTTGAGGCTTTAAGTCGATTAAAATTAGAGGAACCCATTCAGCATATTGTCGGTGAAACCGAATTTTATGGATTGCCTTTTAAGGTGGATAAACATACTTTAATTCCCCGACCAGAAACCGAGGAATTGGTAGATTGGATTTTAAAATCGCTTACCGGAAAAAAGGATCAACCATTAAAATTATTAGATATTGGCACAGGAACGGGTTGTATTGCTGTTAGTTTGGCAAAGCATTTACCAAATGCACATGTTTATGCTGTAGATGTGAGTCCAGAAGCGTTACAAGTGACTCGAGAAAATGCGAAATTGAACAACGTTTCTATTACATGTATTGAAGATAGTATTTTAGATATTCAAAATGACATCTTGAAATCGGCAACAGGTTTTTTTGATGTGATAGTGTCTAATCCACCTTATGTTCGTGATCTTGAAAAAGTAGAAATAAAAAATAATGTCCTACAGCACGAGCCTCATTTGGCTTTGTTTGTAAAAGATGATAATCCGTTGCAATTTTATAACGCAATTTCCGACTATGCTATGAGAGCTTTGAAGGAGAATGGTTTGCTGTTTTTTGAAATTAATCAATATCTTGGCGCCGAAATGAAAACCTTACTGAAAACGACACTATATAAAGACATTGAATTAAAAAACGATATGTTCGGAAATCAGCGCATGCTAAAAGGAATGAAATAA
- the ligA gene encoding NAD-dependent DNA ligase LigA — protein sequence MSIQEQIEALRDELRQHNYNYYVQDNPTISDFEFDVKLKQLQELEAKHPEFYDASSPTLRVGGEITKNFETVAHEHRMYSLENSYSKEDLLDWETRIKKMVDGAISYTCELKYDGASISLTYENGKLRKAVTRGDGFQGDNVTANIKTIKSVPLQLKGDYPEKFDIRGEIVLPFEGFIKMNEERIEIGEEPYRNPRNTASGSLKLQDSSEVAKRPLDCLLYNITGNNLNIKTQFESLEKARSWGFKVPEIAKEVNSMDAVLEFIAHWDIHRHNLPYETDGVVIKVNDLQQQEELGYTAKAPRWAMAYKFKAEQVSTRLNEITYQVGRTGAITPVANLEPVELAGTTVKRASLHNADQIEKLDIREGDMVFVEKGGEIIPKIIAVDLSQRPADSQPTQYITHCPECNTALVRQEGEAQHYCPNYNGCKPQIIGRIQHFISRKAMDIDGLGGETVALLVNAGLILNYSDLYELTIEDVLPLERMAQKSAENLLNGIQASKDVPFERVLFALGIRYVGETVAKKLVKHYKTIGAIANATAIDLVTVDEIGVRIAESVTDFFQIQTNIEIVERLIRFGVQMEISAEKLANQTNKLEGQAFVVSGVFHVVSRNELKKLIEDNGGKVSSSISSKTNFVVAGDNMGPSKKEKADSLGISIISEQDFLSMIS from the coding sequence ATGAGTATACAAGAACAAATAGAAGCATTACGAGACGAATTGCGTCAGCATAATTACAATTATTATGTACAAGACAATCCCACTATTTCTGATTTTGAATTTGATGTAAAACTCAAGCAACTTCAAGAACTTGAAGCAAAACATCCAGAATTTTATGATGCTAGTTCACCTACCTTACGAGTTGGTGGTGAAATAACCAAGAATTTTGAAACGGTTGCTCATGAGCATCGTATGTATTCCCTAGAGAATTCGTACTCTAAAGAGGATTTGCTAGATTGGGAAACGCGAATTAAAAAAATGGTAGATGGCGCTATTAGTTATACGTGCGAGTTAAAATATGATGGAGCATCTATCAGTCTCACTTATGAAAATGGAAAATTACGGAAAGCAGTTACTAGAGGTGACGGTTTTCAAGGTGATAATGTAACGGCTAATATTAAAACCATTAAGTCTGTTCCTTTGCAGTTGAAGGGTGATTATCCGGAGAAATTTGATATTCGTGGCGAAATAGTTTTACCTTTTGAAGGCTTTATTAAAATGAATGAAGAGCGGATAGAAATAGGAGAGGAACCTTACAGAAATCCGCGGAATACAGCCTCTGGTAGTTTAAAGTTACAAGATAGTAGTGAAGTTGCTAAACGACCGTTAGACTGTTTGTTGTATAATATTACAGGAAATAATCTCAATATAAAAACCCAATTTGAAAGCTTGGAAAAAGCACGCTCTTGGGGATTTAAAGTTCCTGAAATAGCAAAAGAAGTAAATTCCATGGATGCGGTTTTAGAATTTATTGCGCATTGGGATATTCATCGACACAATTTGCCTTATGAAACCGATGGTGTTGTTATTAAGGTGAATGATTTGCAACAACAAGAAGAATTAGGCTATACGGCTAAAGCACCACGATGGGCTATGGCTTATAAATTTAAAGCCGAACAAGTTTCTACCCGACTCAATGAAATTACATATCAAGTTGGTAGAACGGGAGCTATTACACCGGTTGCTAATTTAGAACCTGTAGAATTGGCTGGAACTACCGTAAAACGAGCATCACTGCATAACGCAGATCAAATTGAAAAATTAGATATTCGTGAAGGTGATATGGTTTTTGTTGAAAAAGGCGGCGAAATTATTCCTAAAATAATTGCTGTCGATTTAAGTCAGCGTCCAGCAGATTCACAACCCACTCAGTATATTACGCATTGTCCAGAATGTAACACCGCTTTAGTTAGGCAAGAGGGGGAAGCACAACATTATTGTCCAAATTACAATGGTTGTAAACCACAAATTATTGGTAGAATCCAACATTTTATTAGTAGGAAAGCAATGGATATTGATGGGTTGGGAGGAGAAACTGTTGCCTTATTAGTTAATGCTGGATTGATTTTAAATTATTCGGATTTATATGAATTAACCATAGAAGATGTTTTGCCATTAGAACGGATGGCACAAAAAAGTGCCGAAAATTTATTAAATGGTATTCAAGCCAGTAAAGACGTTCCGTTTGAACGTGTTTTATTTGCTCTAGGCATTAGATATGTAGGTGAAACTGTAGCTAAAAAATTAGTAAAGCATTATAAAACAATTGGCGCTATAGCGAATGCAACAGCTATTGATTTGGTAACTGTTGATGAAATTGGTGTACGAATAGCAGAAAGTGTAACCGATTTTTTCCAAATACAAACAAATATTGAAATTGTTGAACGGTTAATACGATTTGGTGTGCAAATGGAAATTTCAGCCGAAAAATTAGCCAATCAAACGAATAAATTAGAAGGTCAAGCGTTCGTAGTATCAGGTGTTTTTCATGTCGTTTCTAGAAACGAATTAAAGAAACTGATTGAGGATAATGGAGGTAAAGTATCATCATCAATCTCATCTAAAACAAATTTTGTGGTTGCTGGTGATAATATGGGGCCCAGCAAAAAAGAAAAAGCAGATTCTTTAGGTATTTCCATTATATCGGAACAAGATTTTTTAAGTATGATTTCATGA
- a CDS encoding bifunctional UDP-sugar hydrolase/5'-nucleotidase — MKRREFIQQTSASAAFVTVGGLGLSSFSSPEKTTKITILHTNDVHSHIDPFGPEDGRNPNKGGVARRATLIDAIRTENPNTLLLDAGDIFQGTPYFNYYGGELEFKLMSKLKYDAATIGNHDFDNGLNGLHAQLPHAEFDFLSANYDFSNTIMDGFVKPYKTFTKNGIKIGVFGLGIELAGLVDKSMYKETKYLDPVEISQDMTRILKENEKCDLVICLSHMGYYYKNNSDKISDLSLAAKTKDIDLIIGGHTHTFLSKPTVVKNSLGKNMLVNQVGCFGINLGKIEFYFDKDKNMTSTGTSIIV, encoded by the coding sequence ATGAAACGTCGCGAATTTATTCAACAAACATCCGCTTCTGCCGCTTTTGTAACTGTAGGCGGTTTGGGGTTATCGTCCTTTTCTTCACCTGAAAAAACAACTAAAATCACGATACTTCATACCAACGATGTACACAGTCATATTGATCCGTTTGGCCCTGAAGATGGCCGAAACCCTAATAAAGGTGGAGTTGCTAGACGTGCCACATTAATTGATGCCATCCGAACCGAAAATCCAAATACATTATTATTGGATGCAGGCGATATTTTTCAAGGGACACCCTATTTTAATTATTATGGTGGTGAGTTGGAGTTTAAACTCATGAGTAAGTTAAAATATGATGCAGCTACTATTGGAAACCATGATTTTGATAATGGATTAAACGGCTTACATGCACAATTACCGCACGCGGAGTTCGATTTTCTATCTGCCAATTACGATTTTTCAAACACCATAATGGATGGGTTTGTAAAACCCTATAAAACGTTTACCAAAAATGGTATTAAAATAGGTGTATTTGGTTTAGGAATTGAACTTGCTGGCTTGGTAGACAAAAGTATGTATAAGGAAACTAAATATTTGGATCCTGTTGAAATAAGTCAAGATATGACGCGTATTTTAAAAGAAAATGAAAAATGTGATTTAGTAATCTGTTTATCTCATATGGGCTATTACTACAAAAACAATTCTGATAAAATTAGCGATTTAAGTTTAGCAGCAAAAACAAAAGATATAGATTTAATAATTGGTGGTCATACACATACATTTTTATCAAAACCAACGGTTGTTAAAAACAGTTTAGGCAAAAATATGCTTGTTAACCAAGTTGGTTGCTTCGGGATTAACCTCGGGAAAATAGAGTTTTATTTTGATAAAGATAAAAATATGACCAGTACTGGAACTTCCATCATTGTTTAA
- a CDS encoding 5'-nucleotidase C-terminal domain-containing protein — MKLQHLLLTIIGLTLFNCKHDTWQLKQIKGEQIIITDSLKSDPDIEAFIKPYREHVNNDLDSVLSYAVDTYSKSDGEFNTAIGNLFADVIYEQSNPVFFQRTGKNIDMVLLNHGGIRAIISKGPVSARTAFEIMPFENSIVVVGIKGSQINLMTEYLSKAKRAHPIAKLNLVLHADYSVKEATISGNPIDVNKTYYVATNDYLYNGGDHMTFFKPEESIEILDYKIRNAFIDYFKKTDTISPVIDNRFIKLKN; from the coding sequence ATGAAATTACAGCATTTACTCCTAACAATTATAGGGCTTACATTATTTAATTGTAAGCATGATACTTGGCAATTAAAACAGATTAAAGGGGAACAAATTATCATTACCGACTCCCTAAAATCTGACCCTGACATTGAGGCCTTTATTAAACCCTATCGCGAACATGTAAATAATGATTTAGATAGTGTGTTAAGCTATGCCGTTGATACATATTCTAAGAGCGATGGTGAATTCAATACGGCTATTGGAAATTTGTTTGCTGATGTTATCTATGAGCAATCCAATCCTGTTTTCTTCCAAAGAACGGGCAAAAACATTGATATGGTTCTACTAAATCATGGTGGTATTCGTGCTATAATTTCCAAAGGCCCAGTTTCGGCAAGAACAGCTTTTGAAATTATGCCGTTTGAAAATAGTATTGTTGTGGTAGGTATAAAAGGTAGTCAAATTAACTTAATGACAGAATACTTATCAAAAGCTAAACGCGCGCACCCCATTGCAAAACTAAATTTAGTGTTACATGCAGATTATAGTGTAAAAGAGGCAACTATTTCCGGAAACCCTATTGATGTTAACAAAACATATTACGTGGCAACCAACGATTACCTATATAATGGTGGTGATCATATGACCTTTTTTAAACCTGAAGAATCTATAGAAATTTTAGATTATAAAATTAGAAATGCGTTTATAGATTACTTTAAAAAGACAGATACAATTAGCCCTGTTATTGACAACCGCTTTATTAAATTAAAAAATTAA
- the dapA gene encoding 4-hydroxy-tetrahydrodipicolinate synthase — protein sequence MKHKLTGAGIAIVTPFKTDLSVDHGALTRIVNFNIENGMDYIVIAGTTGESVTITSAEKQAIINTIVTANNKRVPLVLGIGGNNTAAVIAEIQETDFSDIDAILSVSPYYSKPTQAGISAHFEAISKVSPKPIILYNVPGRTGSNMLPQTIIALANSCTNIVAVKEAAGNMGQYLRLLNDKPTEFMVISGDDDLALPVTLAGGSGVISVIGQAFPKDFAQMIHLGLEGKNKEAFKLHNKLMDITNFIFSENNPSGIKAVLNAMKLCQSTVRLPLVEATDELKKTITGFVNTYA from the coding sequence ATGAAGCATAAATTAACTGGAGCAGGAATAGCTATTGTTACACCTTTTAAAACCGATTTATCTGTAGATCACGGAGCCTTAACGCGTATTGTTAATTTCAATATTGAAAACGGCATGGATTATATTGTTATTGCTGGTACAACCGGAGAGAGTGTCACCATTACTTCGGCAGAAAAACAAGCAATTATTAATACAATAGTAACAGCTAATAACAAGCGGGTGCCATTGGTTCTTGGAATTGGAGGCAATAACACCGCTGCGGTAATTGCAGAAATCCAAGAGACTGATTTTTCTGATATAGACGCTATTTTATCAGTATCACCTTACTATAGTAAACCAACGCAAGCAGGAATTAGTGCGCATTTTGAAGCCATTTCAAAAGTCAGCCCAAAACCAATAATATTATATAACGTGCCAGGAAGAACCGGATCTAATATGCTTCCGCAAACTATTATTGCGTTAGCAAACTCCTGCACGAATATTGTGGCAGTAAAAGAAGCTGCTGGAAATATGGGGCAATACCTACGTTTATTAAATGATAAACCAACCGAATTTATGGTTATTTCTGGAGATGATGATTTAGCTTTGCCTGTAACCCTTGCTGGTGGTTCTGGTGTTATTTCTGTTATCGGCCAGGCATTCCCTAAAGATTTTGCACAAATGATTCATTTAGGATTAGAAGGTAAAAATAAGGAGGCATTCAAGTTGCACAATAAGTTAATGGATATTACGAATTTCATTTTTTCGGAGAACAATCCTTCAGGGATAAAAGCCGTTTTAAACGCCATGAAATTATGTCAATCAACGGTTAGACTACCATTGGTTGAAGCAACTGATGAACTAAAGAAAACTATAACAGGTTTCGTTAATACCTATGCATAA
- a CDS encoding outer membrane protein assembly factor BamD: MKKFLYIILTCTLLSSCSEYQKALKSVDSGTKYTVGEKLYNAGKYAKANKLFEQILPVYRGKPQAEKLSYLNSKCYYEEEDWYLASYHFERFVDAYPNSEKVEEAAFLSAKSAYMLSPVFSKEQHETKEAIDKFQSFINLYPESEFIPEANKLVRELDFKLEKKAFGIAKQFNTIAGYTRDFNAPIKAIDNFIFDFPGTIYREEAYFIKFDSAYQLAINSVYSKKEQRLEDAKSYYYTLKRSYANSEYLEKADKMIEEIEKELENYSTKS; encoded by the coding sequence ATGAAGAAATTTCTTTACATAATTCTAACTTGCACACTTTTAAGTTCTTGTAGCGAATATCAAAAGGCCTTAAAGTCAGTTGATTCGGGAACCAAATATACGGTAGGTGAAAAACTATATAATGCTGGAAAGTATGCCAAAGCAAATAAATTGTTTGAACAAATACTACCCGTTTATAGAGGGAAACCCCAAGCTGAAAAATTATCATACCTGAATTCTAAATGTTATTATGAGGAAGAAGATTGGTATTTAGCAAGCTATCATTTTGAGCGTTTTGTGGATGCCTATCCAAACAGTGAAAAAGTGGAAGAAGCTGCATTTTTAAGTGCTAAAAGTGCTTATATGTTATCGCCGGTTTTTTCTAAAGAACAGCACGAAACCAAAGAAGCTATTGATAAATTTCAAAGCTTTATTAACCTGTATCCAGAGTCGGAATTCATACCTGAAGCTAACAAGTTAGTTAGAGAATTGGATTTTAAATTAGAGAAAAAAGCGTTTGGTATAGCCAAACAATTCAATACTATTGCGGGTTATACACGAGATTTTAATGCCCCAATAAAAGCGATTGATAATTTTATTTTTGATTTTCCTGGAACTATTTATCGTGAGGAAGCATACTTTATAAAATTTGATTCCGCTTATCAACTAGCTATTAACAGTGTATATAGTAAAAAAGAGCAGCGTTTAGAAGATGCAAAATCATATTACTACACCTTGAAAAGATCATATGCTAATTCAGAATATTTAGAAAAAGCAGATAAAATGATTGAAGAAATTGAAAAAGAATTAGAAAATTACAGTACGAAAAGTTAA